CATAGGCAGACGAGACTGCAGCATCTGTAGGTCCTCATATCCATAGATCTGCTTTAGAGCGGGACAATGACCAAATGAAACAGGTCAACCGAAATAATCCACATATACAACCAAGAACCAAAAGGTATGAaagggaagagagcgagagagaaagggtgcGATGGCAGGCCAGTGAGAGAAAGACTTGGGGAAAACGAAACTGGTAAAGAGAAATGGATGGGAATTCATGGAAACAAAGAACGAGAGCATGCAAGAGAAAAGAGGGTTAGCGTAGTTACCGGGTATGCAGGGAGCAGGCCTCCAGGGCTCATAATGTACTGATTAGCCAGCAGAGGGGGCACTCCTTGGGCCAAGTTAGGGGGGGCTTTGCCTGTGGAAcaagaatgagagacagaggggagtcAAAATCACACGGGTCTACAGTCAAATAATACAGACAGCGAGTAGGACCGTTAAGTGACAACAAAAAAACCTGTGTGTGACAGTATGGTTCTCCTGAGCTCACCAGAGGTGGTGTTCAGCAGGGGTTGGGCAGTGCGTCCGGCAGCTGAGAGGGCGGTGTTGCCACTGGCGGATAGACCAGGTGCTCCGGGGACATGCATCATGCCATTGGAGCTGCTAACCGCAGCATTGATGGAAGGGCCAGATGAGGAAGAGAAGGCATGGAGACTACTGCTCTCCTCACTGGTCATCTGtagggcggagggagggagagagttggaCTGACAGCAGTTTAgttttttggtagcatttttcCTCTTCACATTTTCAGTGCTTATTTTAGATCCGTTTCGGACGTGATTTACATTAACCCCAAAAGACGCCGCCGTGCTGACCGTAAGGGAGGAGCTAGTGGAGAGGGCAGATCCTGATGAGTATGTACTGGTCACATGACTGGGGAAACCGTGGCAGAGAAAACAGGTAACGTTACCAAATCATCCGATGAGTCTTAAAAAGTTTGAACCAACTCATTACAACAAGGACTTTATTATTTTGTCAGTCAATAGAGGAGATGGGAGATTCAGTCATTGAGGTAGTCCACATATTAAGATTCATCTATGTGCTTGTAACCATCATCATCTCCATTATGAGAATTACTGGGGGGAGGGGAGTGATGGGCTTACCTGCTGACAGATTGCAGAGGGGCAGAGTGGGAAGGTGTGGGGGCTGGGGAGGGAACGTGGTGGACGGGGCCACCGTCACTGCTCATGGGAGGTGATTCGGGCTTAGGGGTTCGAGAAGCCAACGACATCGCTGAAAGAGAAGAAACAGATAAGCAAGCATGCTGGACTTaaccatgaaataacactttCGGCAATCACAAATTCTCCTGAGTACTTACAGTCCTGTGGGCCCTGAGTCCTCACACCACCATAGCCATTCTGTGAAAGACATTGACATTCTCAGTCGGCCATCTTGATTTCACTATACAGTGCTGATATAGTAAAGCTCCAGTAATCTTAAATAATGCCTGAGGGTCTTAAATGTCCATTGACCATAGGAGATTCAGTCATTGAGGTATTCCACATAGTAAGAGTCAGATATGTGCTTGTAACCATCATTATCTCCATATTTATGAGACAGGAGTAGTCTTAATCGAGAGTGTCTGACCACACCTGACAAGTGCAGTGTGGGTGACTCACAGCAAGAGGGGCGGCGGGGGCGTCTTTGCTCTGGGGGTAGCCCAGGTGGGGGGGCATGCCCTGCGTGGGGCCGTTGTCCACTCTGCTAGctgagggggtggagggtggggCGGCGCAGGGGAGACCCGGGGAGGGGGATGGCGTGGCACTGGGCAAACCCAGAGAGGGGAAACTGGGGTCTGATATTGACGGAGGCACGGACAACAAGCTGCCAAGGGGCTCACTGCAACAACAACGTAAAGGGACGAGTTAGTGTAAAGCAAGTTCACCGTGGCCTCTACCCCTATACAACACAGTGATACTAATTAAGCCAAAGAAAATGCAATAAACACCTGACTGGTCCAGGTTTGGAAAACAAGCTGCTTTGGGGCTGGGGTACAGCTGTGGGGGCCGGCTCCCTGGCAGGCTCAGCCTGGTGGCCCATGTCAATCACACTGGGCTCCGAGTCAAAGTCCAGGGCCCCAAACTGCACGTTGAGGCCAGACACATCTGCTGAGCCTGGCATCTCCACCGCAGATGAGGGGATCTGAGAAGACCGAGCAAGAGGGATTAggaaagaggatgagagggaCATTAACACATGAAATCCCACCGCAGCACATAAACTATTCACAAAGTTTGATACATAAAACGCACTCAGTCACACGCTCTAAGACATTTCAGACTGAATGTGTGACAGTGTGCAAAGTTGCACTTACCTACAGTACTTTTAGATATGTTTACAAATGGTTAAAAAACAAACACTCATTGTTATGTACCCTCTGAGTGAGCAGGCAGCCTCTACTTCCACACGTTTCCTGACCTTTGAGGGAGGAGGTACTCTGCGTCTCTGGGTCTTGATCTGCCTCTGTGGGGGTTCAGCCATAGGAGCCTGGTGGTCCAGGGAGGGTCCGTCTCTGGGAGGCGGGGGCCCGGCGTCGTAGTGGCCTGGGGGAGTAGGGACCTGGGGGGGAAGAGACAGAGGCTCTGCCTGGGGCAGGGAGCTATGCTGGGCCTGCTGCTGCCGCTGGGCCAGCTGGCTGAGGACAGCGGACGGCTCCGGCTGCATCTTTAGATCCACTGGAGAAGACCGAGAGAATAGTTAATGGTGGCATTAGCAGTCCAGTAAATAAAGATCTGACTCGTCAAATCTGCATGTACCATGAGTCTGCTCCCCCCACTGTGTCACCATTAGATCTCCATATattttactttttgggggggatagAATGAGAAGTTGAGCagagtgataatgtattggggaAAGAACGCAATTTGAGGATGGAAGGAGATTCAGTCATTGAGGTAGTCCACACATTAAGATTCAGCTATGTGCTTGTAACCATCATTATCTCCTCCTATTCGACAAGCCGATACAGACAAACAATGACATGTACCCACACCTCACTTGAAACTTTTCCATATGATAGCACCCGTATGAGTGTGTCTTACAGTGAGAGGTTGGAACAGGGCCCTTCTCCACTCTCGGGGCCTTGGTTTCACTGGCAGAAATGGGGGCGGAGCCTTGAACTGCAGGTGGAACGGATTCTTTGGCGACACTGCTGTTGCCCGCGGTGACCAGCTGCTGATGGGTCCGCGGGGTGAGCTGGGGCCCGTTGAGCTGCTCTGGTATCCTAACCTCAGCCGGGGTCGGCTTGGGCCCACTCAGAGCCCCAAAACCAGAGCCAAGGACTGAGGACTAACGGACAGAGCAAGAGAGttgatagtgtgtctgtgtgaaagcCTGTACAGATATGTATAAMCATgaaaaggaagtgtgtgtgtggctggctgcCTCACCAGGGCACCGTGGGTGTAGCTAGTGCCAGAGGCGGCGCTGGCATAGCTGTGTGTGGCGGTGCGAGCGCAGTTGTGGTGAGAGTTGGTGAACACCAGGCTCTGGCCCCCCACGCACACAGCGGCAGGGGGCTCCATGCCACCCAGATCCGCCTCCAGACCGCCCGTCTTGGGCAGCAGCGAGCCCATGTCCACactggagaggaaagaggacGACCAGTACATTTACAATGGGACACTGAATGGATAGTTTAGTGTTGTACCCTGATACTGCTTCTTTGCCACAATGAAATATCacttatatttatttataatacCTGCATTTATATATCGCTCTCTCCATGAATAGTTGAGCAGAGTGAATGCAATGAAAAAATAATTCAGTAACCGGACAAAAGGAGATTCAGAGATTGA
This portion of the Salvelinus sp. IW2-2015 linkage group LG15, ASM291031v2, whole genome shotgun sequence genome encodes:
- the LOC111973886 gene encoding ubiquitin-associated protein 2 isoform X3 translates to MMTSVVSNPARGTRDRALPTTTQTTQPQKQIKATAEQIRLAQMIYDKNDADFEDKVKQLIEVTGKTQDECMVALHDCNEDVNRAINFLLESTSDTTTWETVGKKARGKEGGPSEMKDNREKRGDREASRSRGVPNRRGRGTNRSREVRPEENGFEMCSGDKVADRGRRGRGVAGRGLGGRGRGRAAGGSRFSSQGMGIFNPADYNANSSGSRQETWEAEGNEGGDGIGGTWRGNLEDWAAEDWNEDLSETKVFTASAPANHITSGHNVDMGSLLPKTGGLEADLGGMEPPAAVCVGGQSLVFTNSHHNCARTATHSYASAASGTSYTHGALSSVLGSGFGALSGPKPTPAEVRIPEQLNGPQLTPRTHQQLVTAGNSSVAKESVPPAVQGSAPISASETKAPRVEKGPVPTSHLDLKMQPEPSAVLSQLAQRQQQAQHSSLPQAEPLSLPPQVPTPPGHYDAGPPPPRDGPSLDHQAPMAEPPQRQIKTQRRRVPPPSKIPSSAVEMPGSADVSGLNVQFGALDFDSEPSVIDMGHQAEPAREPAPTAVPQPQSSLFSKPGPVSEPLGSLLSVPPSISDPSFPSLGLPSATPSPSPGLPCAAPPSTPSASRVDNGPTQGMPPHLGYPQSKDAPAAPLANGYGGVRTQGPQDSMSLASRTPKPESPPMSSDGGPVHHVPSPAPTPSHSAPLQSVSSHVTSTYSSGSALSTSSSLTVSTAASFGVNMTSEESSSLHAFSSSSGPSINAAVSSSNGMMHVPGAPGLSASGNTALSAAGRTAQPLLNTTSGKAPPNLAQGVPPLLANQYIMSPGGLLPAYPQIYGYEDLQMLQSRLPMDYYGVAFPGTTATMPGRDGLANNPYSGEATKFGRGDSSSPAPPTSLSQGPSAQPQQPPQAQSQGLGQSQGQQNQAFLNPPLPPGYGYTGLPYYAGMPGVPSAFQYGPTVFVPPASAKQPNMGLGNHSSQYHQQHQPSYGQHAYGTAPGLSSSGSSGGVTDIGASMYSKTQSFDKQGFHAGTPPPFSLPSALGGTGPLNPGGAPGYAPPPFLHILPAHQQPHSQLLHHHLTQDGQGGPGQRNQSSSMQQKSQGNKSSYGSPYWAN
- the LOC111973886 gene encoding ubiquitin-associated protein 2 isoform X1, producing MMTSVVSNPARGTRDRALPTTTQTTQPQKQIKATAEQIRLAQMIYDKNDADFEDKVKQLIEVTGKTQDECMVALHDCNEDVNRAINFLLESTSDTTTWETVGKKARGKEGGPSEMKDNREKRGDREASRSRGVPNRRGRGTNRSREVRPEENGFEMCSGDKVADRGRRGRGVAGRGLGGRGRGRAAGGSRFSSQGMGIFNPADYNANSSGSRQETWEAEGNEGGDGIGGTWRGNLEDWAAEDWNEDLSETKVFTASAPANHITSGHNVDMGSLLPKTGGLEADLGGMEPPAAVCVGGQSLVFTNSHHNCARTATHSYASAASGTSYTHGALSSVLGSGFGALSGPKPTPAEVRIPEQLNGPQLTPRTHQQLVTAGNSSVAKESVPPAVQGSAPISASETKAPRVEKGPVPTSHLDLKMQPEPSAVLSQLAQRQQQAQHSSLPQAEPLSLPPQVPTPPGHYDAGPPPPRDGPSLDHQAPMAEPPQRQIKTQRRRVPPPSKIPSSAVEMPGSADVSGLNVQFGALDFDSEPSVIDMGHQAEPAREPAPTAVPQPQSSLFSKPGPVSEPLGSLLSVPPSISDPSFPSLGLPSATPSPSPGLPCAAPPSTPSASRVDNGPTQGMPPHLGYPQSKDAPAAPLANGYGGVRTQGPQDSMSLASRTPKPESPPMSSDGGPVHHVPSPAPTPSHSAPLQSVSSHVTSTYSSGSALSTSSSLTVSTAASFGVNMTSEESSSLHAFSSSSGPSINAAVSSSNGMMHVPGAPGLSASGNTALSAAGRTAQPLLNTTSGKAPPNLAQGVPPLLANQYIMSPGGLLPAYPQIYGYEDLQMLQSRLPMDYYGVAFPGTTATMPGRDGLANNPYSGEATKFGRGDSSSPAPPTSLSQGPSAQPQQPPQAQSQGLGQSQGQQNQAFLNPPLPPGYGYTGLPYYAGMPGVPSAFQYGPTVFVPPASAKQPNMGLGNHSSQYHQQHQPSYGQHAYGTAFDDLSQGHAGEYSKGGYGGSAQSQAKSAGSGPGKAPGLSSSGSSGGVTDIGASMYSKTQSFDKQGFHAGTPPPFSLPSALGGTGPLNPGGAPGYAPPPFLHILPAHQQPHSQLLHHHLTQDGQGGPGQRNQSSSMQQKSQGNKSSYGSPYWAN